In the genome of Paenibacillus sp. GP183, the window GCTCTCCATGGGTAACAAGGAATTTAAAGAACAGTACGGCAGCAGCGCTTCATCCTGGAGAGGCAAAAAACCGATTCAGCGCAACGCGATCATTGCTTTAGGCAATTTCAAAGACCGATCAGCTGTGCCTGTATTATCGGACTTGCTGAAGCAAGACCCGCGCCCTGAAATCAGGGCGACCGCAGCTTGGGCAATGGGCAGGATCGGCGGGGAAGAAGCGATAGAAGCTTTGCATGACGCTCAGCTGTCTGAGCAACAAGCTATCGTCCTGGAAGAGCTGGCCAAAGCAAGCTTAATTTTGGAAAGTAATCACGTTTGAGATCAAAATAAGCAGGACTTCCTTTACGATACTCGAATATGACTGTAATAAGAAAAATCAAGTAACCAACAAATACTACACCCTGCCTGGAGTGAACGTTATGAAATATACGAATGTAGAAAATATTGAGCCAGGACAATACCTGGGAAGAACGATCTTCTCAAGCAACGGAGCGATTCTCCTGTCGGAGGGTGTGCAGTTAACTGTATATATGATTAACACGCTTAAGAGAATTGGGGTCACTATGCTTTATATCAAGGACCCCTATTTGGAAGATGTGATCATCGAGGATGTCCTGTCGGAAGAGACGAAACGTAATGTCATGCAGCAAATGGGCAACACATTTGAATCTATCCGTTCCGGCAAGGATTTCAATACAAGAACGGTCAGCATCAGCATTGATCAATTGCTCGATGATGTGATGAAAAACAAAGATGTCCTTGTTCAGTTGTCGGATATTCGAACCAAGGATAATGAAATGTATGTACATGCGACCAATGTTTGCATGATGTCGGTGATGATTGGCATCAATTTGAACTTGTCTCCGGTACAGCTGAAGGAATTGGCCATTGGAGCTTTATTTCACGATATCGGCAAGATCGAATTGCTGACCGATGACCAGTCCAAGGATATTAAGCTGCATCATACCTGGCGCGGCTTTGAAGTCATAAAGAATAAGCGGGAGTACAGCCTGCTGATCGCGCATGTGGCCTTCCAGCATCACGAAACCATGGACGGTCAAGGCTTGCCTCGCAAACTGACTAGTGACCAAATTCATCTATATGCAAAAATTGTGGCGGTAGCCAACATGTATGATAATTTACTGTTTGATCCCGCCGACGGCAAAAGAATGCTCCCGCATGAAGCATGTGAGCACATGATGGCGTTAGGGTCTGCCAAACTGGACCATGAAGTGTTGATTCAATTTCTTAAAACCATCTCGATTTATCCTACGGGGACATCGGTTAGGCTGTCTACCAAAGAGATCGGTGTGGTGGTTGGACAACATCGCGGACTGCCGGCAAGGCCCATCATTCGAATTGTCAAGCAGGAATCAGAGGGCAATGAGATCACGATCAAAGAGATGGATTTGGCCAAGCTGACCACTGTTTTTATCGATCAAATATTGAGTTGATTGTGTTTGTTTAAGACTGACAAAAATGCTATGATGATGAGAGCTAAAATCTAATTTAATTTAAAGAGGAGCAGGGGGTGCACGGAATGTGGAGCTATATCATCCCGATTATCACATTGATCGCTGGTTTGGTTGGCGGCTTTTTCATCGGAGTTTATTATCTGAAAAGACAAATGGAAGCCATGCAAAACAATCCGGAAATGCTGCAAAAAATGGCCAAACAAATGGGCTATAATATGAATAAGCAGCAGCTGAATAAAGTGCAAAACATGATGAAGAATCAAAAATGGAAATAAAAAATATGGAGGCGGAACCGGCTAAAGCCGTTTCGCCTTTTGATTGTAAAAAGGGGGATGATCCCATGTCGTCAACAGAATACAAAAACTCTTTAGTTGGGAAAAATCGGGAACAGCTTGAATACCATGTCAGAGAAATATTGCGGTTATTGGGGGAAGATGTAGATAGGGAGGGTTTGCTTGAGACACCCGCTCGCGTCACCCGCATGTATGAGGAAATATTCGCAGGCTACGACGCCGATTTACGCGATGTACTCGGTGTTACTTTCGATGAGCGGCACGAAGAGCTGGTAATTATCAAAGATATCGTTTATTACAGTCAATGTGAGCATCATATGGCTCCTTTTTTCGGTAAAATTCATATCGGGTATGTTCCAAGCGGAAAAGTGGCAGGGCTGAGCAAATTTGCTCGTCTTGTTGATGCTGTTACCCGGAAGCTTCAAGTACAGGAACGGATTACGTCCGAAATCGCGGATATATTGGAAGATGTGCTTAAACCTCATGGTGTAATGGTGGTAGTGGAAGGGGAGCATTTGTGCATGTGTTCCCGAGGTGTCAAGAAATACGGCAGCAAAACGATCACTTCCGGTGTACGGGGCAGCTTCCGAACCGATTCGACCCTGCGTTCGGAGTTTCTTTCGCTTTTGAAATAGGAACAGGCTATCTTGGAGGGAAGTACAATGGACCTGAGAAGGCTGCGGCTCGGCGAAGCTTCCATCAAATCAAACGAAGACCGGGATGAATATGAAAAAGATTATGCCAGACTGATTCAGTCTCCGGCCTTTCGGCGTCTGCAAGGGAAATCCCAGGTTTTTGGCGCGGGAACCGGTGATTATTATCGTACAAGACTGACACATTCCCTGGAAGTGGCGCAAATCGCCAGAGAGGTCGCCAAACGCTTCGGCCGCTCGATGCCAGACCTGCAGCATGCTGAGCATCCAGGACTAATGATAGATCCGACTGTGGTGGAATGCGCGGCTTTGGCGCATGATTTTGGCCATCCTCCCTTTGGCCATAAGGGCGAAGAAGTGCTCAACAGCCTGCTCATGAATGAATATGGATTGAAATATGAAGGCAATGCCCAAAACTTTCGCATTCTGATGTTCCTCGAAAAGAGAGCAGGCAGTGACAGCGGCCTTGTTCTAACGGCAGCTGTGCTCCTAGGCATTAATAAATATCCTTACCTGCTGGAGGAGGAAGGCTGTCTTAAAGGGGTTTATGCATCAGAGTGGGAGAGTATTCACGAGCTGCGGACGCTGTGGCAAATGCCTGAAGGCTGCTCCACGCTGGAAGCACAGTTGATGGATTTATGCGATGACATCGCCTACTCTACGCATGACATTGAAGATGGGATTCGTGCCGGAAAAATACAGATGAACGACACCTTTTTCGAGGATAAGCGACTGATTCGCAATGTCGTACTCGAGGTTTTGAATGATCCGAGCAATAAGCGGTTTGTTTGGGAACAGGTGAGTGTGGAGGCTATGGTTCGCAAAGTCCTGGCCGATTATCTGGAGCAGTGGGAACGAATCTTTGTCGAGTGCAATCAGGAGGAGTCCAGAACACGTCGGGAAATGAAGGCACGCTGGGTGAGCATGTTTGCCAATCAGCTGGGCATCCTGGATGACTCGGTCCTAGGGTGGAAAAAAGTCACGCTGGTGAAGGATGGCATCGAGGATATCGAGCTGCTGCGAACCATGGAAATTTTGAAGAAATTGGCGTGGGTCACGCTGATTAAGGATTTTCGCGTGCAGCGGCTGCAAAAGCGCAGTGAAATTATTGTGGAGAGCCTGTGGAGCAGCTATAAGGATCCTGAAAAAGGGCAGTGGATTGTACCGCCGGATTGGATGGACAGCTATGAACGCCATAAAGACAAGTGGAGCTGGCCTCGCTTTATCGCGGACTATATATCCGGTATGACCGATGCGTATGCGGAAAAAGTTTATGCCGAGCTATTCGGCAGTAAATCCGGCTCTATTTATGAAATGGATTGAACAAAAAAAGACCACCTTCATTCTAGCAGAAGGTGGTTATATAGGGAGGAGAGAAATACCAAGATTAGGGTGTAGCTTCTAAAAACCGGCGCCCTGGAGTATAAGGAATGGATACATCGCCGAGAAATCTCATAGTTTGTTCTATATAAGCTTTGGGCTGAGCACGATAGAGAAGCTCATGCTGGGCGTTAGGGATAATCCATTCCTTGGATCTTTCATTATTGTGCTGCTTGAGATATATATCTTCTACCATTTCATAGGGGGCTTTGGTATCTGCCGTTCCATGAATGAAGAAGATGGGCATTTTATACTCGGAAGTGGTTACTTTCTGATAAGGGATCTCCTTGAGGCTCACCCCGTTTAACAAGGGGAAGAATAAACGAACCAGCGAAAGAGACGGGAATTTAGGCACGTTCACATATTGCTTCATATTATGATAGAGCGTATCTGGATTCAGAAAAAAAGTACTGTCCAAGATCATGCCCTGAATATCCACACTGTCTTGCAGCGCAGCCTGCAGCGCTGTTCCTGCCCCCATCGAGAAGCCCCAAATGAAGACAGACCCCTTTACTTTTTGTTTAACAAAATCAACAGCTCCAAGCAGCTCTTGAGACTCTTGAATGCCTCCAGTCACAATTCGTTTGCTGTCGGGCTGTACATAGCCATAATCGAACATCACTACGTTATAGTTCTGTTTGTGCAGTTCTTGAGCCAAGCTATATATAGGAACCCAGAGCTCTTCCCGATTGCCGCCGTAGCCATGAGAAAATATCACGGTTTTGGTGGAATTAGCCGGGATAAACCAGCCTTCCAGACGGGATGATTTGTTTTTGCTCAAAAAGGTTATATTTTCATATGGAAGTCCAACTGCCAGTGTAGGATTCGAACGCAGGGGATCAATTTGTGGACGAGCAAGCGTCCAAGCGATAAAGGCATGAAAGGCTAACAGTAAGCTGGTAAAGAAAAGAACAAAAGAGAGCAAAATGGTCAATGCGATTTTTTTCCTGCGGCCTATTGCGCGGGTTGCCGTCTGCTCCAGCGGTGCGGGATTTAGCGGCTGCGGTGACAACGATGTAGTAGACATGGGGAGGTCCCTCCTTAGAAGATTGTTGCAAAAGAGTGAGCAGGGGCAATAAGGGAGACCTGATTATATATTTAATTATATCATCTCTTGCTTTAATAGTAGGTTGCATCCGTTTACAAGTCAATCATTCTGCGGAATTGTAAACCTTTTGTAACGCTGCTGTAATAATAGGTAGACTCATCCAATTCACAATTGACCGGATTTCAGTTATACTAGAAGAAACCCATTTTCATAAGGTGAAACGAATTCTACAAAGCCAATGAAAGCGGTGAGAGCTTTATGGATGATTCCAAATTAACGGTTCGTGCGGTCGAGCGGGCTTTGGATATTTTGCTTTGTTTCACCGATTCCTCTGATCTGACTCTTACCGAGATTGCTAGTCGAGTAGAATTGCATAAAAGCACCGTTCACAGGCTTCTGGCTTCTCTTGAAGGAAAGGGCTTTATTATGCGTAATTCGTCCACGGACAAATACCGTTTGGGCTATCGCCTTTGGGAGCTGTCGGCCAATCTCGCGCAAAGCGATGATCCCGGCCAACTGCTGCTGCCGGACATGGAACGCCTGCGCGATCAGATCGGCGAGACGATCTCGCTGTACGTGCTCGACGGCCTTGAGCGCGTGCGCATCCAGGCGGTGCAGAGCAACCAGGAGATTCGCCGCGTAGCCCCTGTCGGAGCGCGAATGCCGCTGTACGTCGGCGCGTCGAGCAAGGTGCTCCTCGCCTTTGCTGAGCCTGCTATGCAGGAGCTGCTCTTCGCCTCGGCCGACCTGCCGGCCGGGCTGAGCCGCGATGCGCTCCTGCAGCAGCTCAGCGACACCCGACGCCAAGGCTTCGCCACCAGCGTCGCAGAGCGCGAGCCCGGTGCGGCTGCGCTGTCCGCGCCGATTCTCGGCCGCGGCGGCAAGCTTATCGCCGCCTTGGCCGTTTCAGGTCCAGCGAATCGCTTGACGCTGGAGAAAATGCTCGAGCACGTGCCGCTGCTGCAAGAAGCGGCGCGGCGCATGGGGACGATGCTGAGTTAGGCATCGTCTTTAGGTCTGATCCCTCCCGGGTGCGCATAGGCTCAGGGAGGGTTTTTTTGGGTTGACAAACGCGCTCGTCATTTAGGACGGTTGCAGCCGTTTTATCCTTGCTTCCAGGGGACATCCTAGAAGGAGAAGGAGGTGGATGCGTTGCAGAAGGCAGCATCCATGATCGCGATCTGGGTCAGCCTCGCGAGCAATGTCGCGCTGACCGCCATCAAAATCGTCGTCGGCTTCGCGTTTGGCAGCGAGGTGCTGATTGCCGACGGTATTCATAATGCCGGAGATGTTATCGCCTCAGCGACGGCGTACAGCTCCATGCGCATCTCATCCAAGCCCGCCGATAAGGAACATCCTTACGGCCATGGCAAGGCAGAGGTGCTAAGCGCCTTTATCGTCGCCATCATCCTGGGAGCGGCCGCGCTGTATATCGGTTATCATTCGATAATTGCATTTTTCGAGCCCGCCGGGAAAGCCCACATGATCGCCTTTGCAGCCGCTGTGATTTCACTGGTATGGAAGCAAATTCTTTACGTATACACCATGCGGATTGGTCGTCAAAACAATAGCAAAAGCCTCATGGCTACAGCCTATGATCATTTGGCGGACGTATATGCTTCCTCAGCGGCAACCTTAGGCATTGGTCTTGCTCTGATCGGCGACTATTATGGGTATGGGTATTTATCCTATGCCGATCCGGCGGCGGGAATTATTGTTTCCCTGTTGGTAATCAAGCTTGCGCTTGAAATGGGTAAGGAATCGTTTGATATCCTGATGGAGAAAAATATTGGCGAGCAGAAGATGGAAGCCTATGCGGAGCTCATTCGCTCCATCCCCGAGGTCAAGCGCATTGACCGCCTTCGGGCGCGGGAGCATGGCCACTATATTTTGGTCGATGTCCGGATTGCCATGCGCGGCGACATGACGATTCAACAAGGACATGATACAGCACGCGACATAAAGCAAATAATCATAAGTGCGCATTCCGATGTCGGGGAAGTGCTTGTTCATGTTAATCCTTGGTATGAAAACTCTACCTAATACAAAAAGCGTCTGTCACTGCCCATTCGGCAGCGTCAGACGCTTTAACTTTAACCAATTTACTTAATATCTGCGATCATCGAGCGAAGAACAGTTTGCAGGATACCGCCGTTGCGGTAGTAGTCCACGTCCACCATGCTGTCCAAACGGACGATAACGTTAAACTCAAAGGATGTTCCATCTTCACGGGTAGCTGTTACCTTTACAGTTTGGCCTGGTTTGACATCATTGCCAAGGCCGGTAATGTCGAATGTTTCACGACCGGTAAGACTCAGTGTGCTCCATCCCATACCTTCCATGAATTGCAAGGGAAGAACACCCATGCCGACCAAGTTACTGCGGTGAATACGCTCAAAGCTTTCAGCGATAACCGCTTTAACTCCCAGCAGGAATGTTCCTTTGGCCGCCCAGTCACGGGAGCTTCCGGTCCCGTACTCTTTTCCGGCGATGACGACGAGATTTTGTCCGTCAGCTTGATACTTCATGGAAGCATCGTAGATGGACATAATTTCGCCTGTTGGCAGGTAAGTGGTGACTCCGCCTTCAGTGCCAGGTGCAACCTGATTGCGGATACGGATGTTCGCGAAGGTTCCGCGCATCATGACTTCGTGGTTGCCGCGGCGGGAGCCATAAGAGTTGAAATCCTTTTTATCTACGCCGTGTTCGATCAGGTATTGCCCTGCCGGACTTTCAACCTTGATGGTGCCTGCAGGTGAGATGTGATCCGTTGTCACGGAATCGCCCAATAGCGCAAGAGCTTTTGCGCTGCGAATATCCGCGATGTCATCCAGCACAGTTCCAAGATCGGTGAAGAAAGGAGGCTCCTGGATGTAAGTGGATTCTTTATCAAACTCATAAAGCTGACCTTCCGGGATCGAAATTTCATTCCAGCGCTCATTGGCGCGGAATACGTTTTTGTATTTATCACGGTACATGTCAGCACTCATAGCCAGTCCAAGCGCTTCTTGGATTTCAAGGTTGGTAGGCCAAATATCTTTCAGATAAACGGGTTGATTGTTTTGATCATAGCCGATAGGTTCGTTTGCCATGTCAATATTGACGGTTCCAGCAAGCGCATAAGCAACAACCAGTGGTGGAGAAGCCAGGTAATTGGCTTTGACTTGTGCATGGATACGGCCTTCAAAGTTGCGGTTACCGGAGAGCACGGCAGCAACGGTCATATCGTTGTCGACAATGGCTTTGCTGACTTCATCAGGCAGCGGTCCGGAGTTTCCGATACAAGTGGCGCAGCCATAACCCGCAATATGGAAGCCGAGAGCTTCAAGGGATTCCAGCAGATTCGCCTTTTTCAAATATTCAGTGACTACCAAGGAGCCTGGAGTCATGGAGCTTTTCACAAAAGCAGGTTTTCTCAGGCCGCGGGCAACCGCTTTTTTGGCAATAAGTCCTGCCCCAATCATAACGCTTGGGTTCGAGGTGTTGGTACAGGAAGTAATCGCAGCAATCACCACGGCACCTGTGCCCATTTTGACAGTATCGCCATTGGCATAGCTCACATCTACAACCTCAGCGATTTTTTCTTCAGTCAATCCATATCCGCCTTTATCAATAGGCGTCCGGATGATGGAGTTGAAGGATTCTTTCATCGCAGTCAGCTCAATACGGTCTTGAGGACGCTTTGGACCTGCCAAGCTTGGAACAACTGTGGATAAATCCAGTTCAATTGTTTCCGTAAAAGCAGGATCCGGAGTGCTGTCGGTACGGAACATGCCTTGTGCTCTGTAATAAGCTTCAACAAGAGCAACTTGTTCTTCCTCGCGGCCGGTGCCTCTCAGGTATTTCAAAGTTTCATTATCTACCGGGAAAAAGCCGACGGTTGCACCATATTCAGGAGCCATGTTAGCCACAGTCGCGCGGTCGGAAAGGCTGATATTGCTGAGTCCGCTGCCGTAAAATTCAACGAATTTGCCGACAACGCCTTTTTTACGAAGAATTTGGGTAACGGTTAAAGCCAGGTCTGTAGCAGTTGTGCCTTCGGAGAGGCTGCCGGTCAGCTTGAAGCCTACCACCTGAGGGGCTACGAAGTAAAGGGGTTGACCCAGCATTCCTGCTTCAGCCTCGATACCGCCTACACCCCAGCCCACTACTCCGAGACCATTGATCATCGTGGTATGGGAATCTGTTCCTACGAGAGAGTCCGGATACACTTCCGTCTCGCCATTGACCACTTTGGTAGCGGCAACGGAAGCCAGGTACTCCAGATTAACTTGATGCACGATACCGGTAGCCGGAGGAACGGCGCGGAAATTATCAAAAGCAGTTTGCGCCCAACGCAGGAAGCGGTACCGCTCTTCATTGCGCTCAAACTCGAAATCCATGTTGGTTTCAAGAGCATCCATGGTTCCAAAAGCATCTACGGAAACAGAGTGGTCAATGACCAAGTCAACCGGAACAAGCGGGTTGATCCGTTTAGGTTCTCCACCCTCACGGCCCATTGTGGCTCGCATGGCGGCAAGATCAACAACGACGGGAACTCCGGTGAAATCCTGAAGCACGATACGCGCTGGAATAAAGGGGATTTCCTTATTGCTGTCAATACCGTCAGCCCAACCCGAAATTTGCTTCACATGCTCACGGGTGATCGCTCTGTCATCAAATTGACGAACGGCTGCTTCGAGCAGCACTTTAATGGAAAATGGAAGGTTGTTGATTTTGCCGTGGCCCTGGCTTTCAAATTCAGGAAGGCTGTAATAATAGTAGGGCTTGTTTCCGACATTTAACTGCTTACGTACGGAATATGCATCTTTGGACATGGCAAATCCTCCTTTATAATCTTATGATGATAAGCTTCATGAAAAATTTCATCAGATGAAACTTAATTTCATAATTTCTATAATTTAAGTATACTCGTTTGCAGAGCTTGCGTAAAGACGAATTTCAATCATTTTTCCTCTTGATTTCACATATATTGAATCAAATTGTTGCGGCTTGGGAGGACAAAGGCATGATTTGGAAAAAAGCGCTCTACAACTATGTCAACGCCAAAAATCAGGCGGAAATTGAAGGCTCCGTTAACCCGCTCATAGCTGTCGTAGATGACAGCCGATATGTAGATAGCCAGCATGCCAAACTGCTGCAAACAGCCTCGATTCACCGTTATCGCGGAGTAAAGCCCTTGCGCGGCGAAACCAAACTCCGACTGACCGGGGTGCAAGAAAAGGAAGGCCAAGCTGTAGCCTATATAGAGCTTCATCGAACTTTTCGCTATGAAATCAAGCAAATTGAGCATACGGAAGAACGAATAGAACTTGAGTGTGTTACACTCCGATTTAACAAGGGCAAATGGCGGGTAAGCAGCAGCGAAGCCCGGTTTTCGGAAAAAGAAGCATTCCAACCAACGGGAGAAGCGCTTATTCATTCATCCGAACAAGCTGTGTCCGACCCCTATAGAATGCCTTCGATTCCTTATATAAATTATAGTATACTCAATAATGAAGAAACACTTCCACGAAGCATACGTTATGACCGTGCCAGGGTCGTTCAATATGCGGAAACCTGGTGGAGCCGGCCTAACCCCAAGTATCTGGAATTTCCTGTGGACTGCACGAACTACGTCTCTCAGTGCCTCTATGCAGGCGGTGCCCCCATGAACTATACTGGGAAAAGAGGATCGGGCTGGTGGTACTCCGGCAAACAAGGCGCTACTGAGCTTTGGAGCTATAGCTGGGCAATTGCCCACTCTCTTCAGTCGTATGTTTCCTCAAGCCGCAAGGGACTTCAAGGCATGCTGGTTTCTTCTGCCCAGCAGCTTCAAGCCGGCGATATGATCAGCTATGACTGGGATGGCGACGGCCGCTTTCAACATAATACCATTGTTATCGGTTCGGATGCGAATGGAGAGCCGTTAGTGAATGCTCATACGTATAACAGCAGGGGCCGATACTGGGATTATCGCGATTCACCGGCCTGGACCGCGCAAACTCGTTATGCTTTTGTAAGGATTGCAGATAACATGTAACTTAATAACGGAGGTACCTATGAACCGCAAAATACGCATTGGACTGATCTATGGAGGAAAGTCCGGAGAACATGATGTATCTCTGCAAACCGCTCTTGCGGTAATCAAAGCTATGGATTTTAACAAATACGAGATTATACCTTTTTACATAACGAAGGAAGGAGGCTGGAGAAGCGGGGCCAAGCTTCAGGAACCTGTTGACTTGAAGGAAGCACTTACGTTCAGCCAAACCGCTGCGGAAAGCCATGCATTAGCCGAAGGGACAGGTGCAGTGCTAACTCCGATCTTTGGAGGGCAAGAAAGAGCGGCAATCTCGTCTTCGACCGGATCGTCGTCCGAGGTAGGCTCCATTGATATTGTATTTCCGCTGCTGCATGGCACATTTGGTGAAGATGGGACCATTCAGGGCATGCTGGAAATGGCGGATATTCCCTATGTAGGAGCCGGTGTGCTGGCGTCTGCGGTCGGCATGGACAAAGTTATGATGAAGAAGATATTCGCGCAGGAGGGCCTCCCTCAATGCGTTTTCCGTCATTTTACCCGAAGCGAGTGGGAGAAGAACAGGACGTTTCATCTCATGGAGATTGAAACTGTGGTCGGTTACCCGTGTTTTGTCAAACCAGCTAATTTGGGCTCCAGCGTTGGAGTGGGGAAAGCCAGAAATCAAAGCGAGCTGCTGAGCGCGATAGCTTTTGCCTTCCAGTATGACCGCAAAGTCATCGTTGAGGAATTTATTGACGCTCGCGAAGTGGAAGTAGCCGTTCTTGGCAACGAGGAACCGCAGGCATCCGTGCCAGGTGAAATTGTTTCGTCTAATGAATTTTATGATTACAAAGCCAAATATATGGATGGTAAATCAGCGATGGTCATCCCTGCGGAAATTCCTGCAGAAGTTGCTGAGGGACTTAGGGATATGGCCATACGCGCTTTCCAGGCTATCGACGGCAGCGGTCTGTCCCGGGTGGATTTTTTCCTGCGTAAACAGGATTTGAAAATTTATATTAATGAAATCAATACCATGCCGGGCTTCACGCCTTTCAGCATGTACCCGCAGCTGTGGAAAGAAACGGGTAAGCCTTACAGCGAGCTGTTGAACAATTTGATTGAGCTGGCTTTGCAGCGGCATGAGGAAAAGCAAAAGATCCAATACACGTTTGAAGTGGAGTGATAACCGTGGGATTTCAGACTGAATTCAATTCCGTGTGCAAATTCAAGTCCGAGCAGGAGCTGTATGAATTGCTCGAGTACGGCCGCTGTAAAATGGTCAAAAGCGGGTTCCGCGTATATCCAACCGGGCAAATGGTTATAGCCTACACACCGCTTAACGAAGCAATAGCCATCGTCAAAATCTCGGCGTCCATTGCTGAAATCAATTTTCAAGGCGAAGAAGTGACAGCCGTTGAAATGGAGCTGGTCCGCAAGCTGACTGAGGAAGAAGCCAAGGTGCAAACCGCGCTGGCCTATGAAATGTTTTTTGCCGGACAGGACAAGTTAAATACACAAGACTGAGCCTGAGACTGATAAGTCACAGGCTTTTTTTTCAGCTGCGACTACTGCCGCAGTAAGCCTTCTCTACATGGAAACATAGATGTCCTTCCTCTTGGTTATAATGGAAATAAAGAACAGGAGGCAGAGAAGTATGATTGTTCGCTTGGGGTATGTAGCTATGTCAACTCT includes:
- a CDS encoding D-alanine--D-alanine ligase, giving the protein MNRKIRIGLIYGGKSGEHDVSLQTALAVIKAMDFNKYEIIPFYITKEGGWRSGAKLQEPVDLKEALTFSQTAAESHALAEGTGAVLTPIFGGQERAAISSSTGSSSEVGSIDIVFPLLHGTFGEDGTIQGMLEMADIPYVGAGVLASAVGMDKVMMKKIFAQEGLPQCVFRHFTRSEWEKNRTFHLMEIETVVGYPCFVKPANLGSSVGVGKARNQSELLSAIAFAFQYDRKVIVEEFIDAREVEVAVLGNEEPQASVPGEIVSSNEFYDYKAKYMDGKSAMVIPAEIPAEVAEGLRDMAIRAFQAIDGSGLSRVDFFLRKQDLKIYINEINTMPGFTPFSMYPQLWKETGKPYSELLNNLIELALQRHEEKQKIQYTFEVE
- a CDS encoding amidase domain-containing protein; this translates as MIWKKALYNYVNAKNQAEIEGSVNPLIAVVDDSRYVDSQHAKLLQTASIHRYRGVKPLRGETKLRLTGVQEKEGQAVAYIELHRTFRYEIKQIEHTEERIELECVTLRFNKGKWRVSSSEARFSEKEAFQPTGEALIHSSEQAVSDPYRMPSIPYINYSILNNEETLPRSIRYDRARVVQYAETWWSRPNPKYLEFPVDCTNYVSQCLYAGGAPMNYTGKRGSGWWYSGKQGATELWSYSWAIAHSLQSYVSSSRKGLQGMLVSSAQQLQAGDMISYDWDGDGRFQHNTIVIGSDANGEPLVNAHTYNSRGRYWDYRDSPAWTAQTRYAFVRIADNM